In the Silurus meridionalis isolate SWU-2019-XX chromosome 6, ASM1480568v1, whole genome shotgun sequence genome, one interval contains:
- the si:dkey-171c9.3 gene encoding uncharacterized protein si:dkey-171c9.3: protein MMTEDWLCSRVKLCQLITGTNVCSSNVQDAMEVVINTQSYPHPYHNPSSLLLTLEAFSNAFRELRCGSSDVKMTYMDQNAFGPNPVQRDVVHHFAEMLSRDILHAAVGKQETQFTKDVDQICNTAQSEMSRWTVSVPIKLANRLAAEIYCSALEDLAKHGCPSGGTSDDLADLEMNTEIHSESASYHYHHSMHHCDQEGPAMEIDHIYHRRSITNPTTLDDMSQQVSLDYPDAPPSTPLLPEMIKSRASFTRKLKGGLAMEFLPSTPPPTPKDQQSHLEDKITDSTEYKTEFMVRLMRSLSLACSLPGEEGNGTENKIRFQSEISDYAAQLSADIIQCITAAQADSNRNIETPIRDMQVLADQLAEKIIMTSIVKSKKEERTSQEIPSHFENTSKSMNDSLSSDSIINLPPVEALGDMAGKLVTKTLIQAFSELGCGSLQHATSKQISDPASDLMAWEQGKDQSLNTDWHITKTNGCSTGKSESMTLDSRTEAVEHFLLRTLCMKCSRAP, encoded by the exons ATGATGACGGAAGATTGGTTGTGCAGTAGAGTGAAACTTTGTCAGCTGATCACTGGCACAAATGTTTGTTCATCTAATGTTCAG GATGCCATGGAAGTGGTGATTAACACCCAGTCATATCCTCACCCTTACCATAATCCATCCTCTCTCCTGCTGACATTGGAGGCTTTCAGTAATGCCTTCCGTGAATTACGATGCGGGAGTTCCGATGTGAAGATGACCTACATGGATCAGAATGCCTTTGGACCCAACCCAGTTCAGAGAGACGTTGTTCACCATTTTGCTGAGATGTTATCCAGAGACATTCTGCATGCAGCTGTGGGGAAACAAGAGACTCAGTTCACTAAAGATGTTGATCAAATATGTAACACCGCTCAGAGTGAGATGAGCAGGTGGACAGTGAGTGTTCCGATAAAACTAGCTAACAGGCTAGCAGCTGAGATTTATTGCAGTGCATTGGAAGATCTAGCTAAACATGGTTGCCCTTCTGGTGGGACATCTGACGATCTAGCTGATTTGGAAATGAATACCGAAATACACAGTGAGTCTGCATCATACCATTACCATCATTCAATGCATCACTGTGACCAAGAAGGACCTGCGATGGAAATAGATCATATTTATCACAGAAGATCTATCACAAATCCTACCACTCTGGATGATATGTCCCAGCAGGTCTCACTGGACTACCCTGATGCTCCTCCAAGCACACCGTTACTTCCAGAGATGATAAAAAGCCGTGCAAGCTTCACCAGGAAGCTAAAAGGTGGACTTGCTATGGAGTTCCTACCCTCAACCCCACCACCTACCCCTAAAGACCAACAATCTCACCTGGAAGACAAAATTACTGACAGCACCGAATACAAAACTGAGTTTATGGTTCGGCTGATGCGTTCACTCTCACTAGCGTGCTCTCTGCCTGGGGAAGAAGGGAATGGCACAGAAAACAAAATTAGGTTTCAGAGTGAGATTTCAGACTATGCGGCACAACTCTCAGCAGATATAATCCAATGCATCACTGCAGCCCAAGCAGACAGCAATAGAAATATAGAAACGCCCATCAGAGACATGCAGGTCCTGGCTGACCAACTGGCAGAGAAGATCATTATGACATCTATAGTCAAGAGCAAGAAAGAGGAGCGAACAAGCCAAGAAATCCCATCTCATTTTGAAAACACATCCAAATCTATGAATGATTCCTTATCATCAGATTCAATCATAAATCTTCCTCCTGTGGAGGCTCTGGGAGACATGGCTGGCAAATTAGTCACTAAAACACTCATCCAGGCATTCTCTGAACTGGGATGTGGTTCATTACAACATGCCACAAGCAAACAGATATCTGATCCAGCATCAGATCTAATGGCATGGGAACAAGGGAAAGATCAATCTTTAAACACAGACTGGCACATCACCAAAACCAATGGGTGCTCTACTGGGAAATCAGAGTCTATGACACTTGACTCCAGAACTGAGGCTGTAGAGCATTTTTTGCTGAGAACATTGTGCATGAAGTGCTCAAGAGCTCCATGA